In Mytilus edulis chromosome 7, xbMytEdul2.2, whole genome shotgun sequence, a single genomic region encodes these proteins:
- the LOC139483083 gene encoding beta-1,4-mannosyl-glycoprotein 4-beta-N-acetylglucosaminyltransferase-like encodes MSNDTCKTCLNGWSGNDCGIPLHPNHVTITERDEPCYIVQATIVNHEIDMLKLKIENSLPYTDEFIVIEGDKTFALEPKTFYLKDHKKELSSLVKLRQHHVHIKTRDKFSWDVQNEMRLSNTTLHNLYKDIPLNSLVIFTDLDEIVRPEVLHFLKYYNCSPYPTGVKWDTFLFGFFFFDSVVNRQSSFGTIFKSPLDIRHQPKTWTIPKGGWHCRWCFTIEDIQMKLKSSPYVDLPRIADNPEKMKSNVIYEHIINGKWFLGKKLIPRIEPKDFPINTPIYMRSYDWWINHPPNKTA; translated from the coding sequence ATGTCGAATGATACGTGTAAAACATGCTTGAATGGCTGGAGTGGAAATGATTGTGGGATACCGCTGCATCCAAATCACGTGACCATAACTGAAAGAGACGAGCCTTGTTATATAGTACAGGCTACAATAGTAAACCATGAGATAGACATGTTAAAATTAAAGATAGAAAACTCCCTTCCTTACACGGATGAGTTTATTGTCATTGAAGGAGATAAGACATTTGCGTTAGAAcccaaaacattttatttaaaagacCACAAGAAGGAGTTATCGTCCTTGGTTAAATTACGTCAACATCATGTTCACATAAAGACCAGAGATAAATTTTCTTGGGATGTTCAAAACGAAATGCGCTTAAGTAATACTACATTACATAATTTATACAAGGACATACCATTAAACTCGCTTGTTATTTTTACTGATCTAGATGAGATTGTCCGTCCAGAAGTTCTTCATTTTCTTAAGTATTACAACTGCTCCCCATATCCGACTGGAGTCAAATGGGATACATTTCTGTTCGGATTCTTTTTCTTTGATTCTGTTGTAAATCGTCAATCTTCTTTTGGAACTATATTCAAATCACCACTTGATATTCGTCATCAGCCAAAAACATGGACTATTCCCAAAGGAGGATGGCATTGCCGGTGGTGTTTTACAATAGAAGATATccagatgaaattaaaatcttCGCCTTATGTTGATTTACCACGCATTGCAGATAACCCAGAAAAGATGAAATCCAATGTTATCTATGAACATATCATTAATGGAAAATGGTTTCTTGGGAAAAAACTTATTCCAAGGATTGAGCCTAAAGACTTTCCCATAAATACACCGATTTATATGAGATCGTACGACTGGTGGATAAACCATCCCCCAAATAAGACGGCTTGA